In Arthrobacter sp. B3I9, the following are encoded in one genomic region:
- a CDS encoding uracil-DNA glycosylase, producing MTIDWDEKKTLLQEPNIAAVTQLCDELMEKKPGSVVPYIDPVHDEDECRIVSLHIAPGKGTESGFVSHFNDDEAARRATSIYEAAELDPRYVMPWNVYPWVRDPELPSALNVQEKTDGLRPFRQFLKINKRVSAVIAHGADAHAFLTLFEKTYHSSLKNRGVKIYKATALGGRAFAVSAAKQEELLSKNVAVYKDAMQRAGIQHL from the coding sequence GTGACGATTGACTGGGACGAAAAGAAGACCCTGCTGCAGGAACCGAACATCGCGGCGGTAACGCAGCTTTGCGACGAACTGATGGAAAAGAAGCCGGGGTCGGTTGTCCCCTATATCGATCCTGTCCATGATGAGGACGAATGCCGCATCGTCAGCCTCCACATTGCCCCCGGCAAGGGCACCGAGTCCGGATTCGTCTCGCACTTCAACGATGACGAAGCGGCGCGGCGCGCCACGTCAATCTACGAGGCGGCCGAACTCGATCCCCGATACGTGATGCCGTGGAACGTCTACCCGTGGGTCCGTGACCCCGAGCTTCCCTCGGCGCTGAACGTCCAGGAGAAAACGGACGGCCTCCGGCCCTTCCGCCAGTTCCTGAAGATCAACAAGCGCGTCTCGGCCGTCATCGCCCACGGTGCCGACGCCCATGCCTTCCTCACCCTCTTTGAGAAGACCTACCACTCCTCGCTGAAGAACCGGGGCGTCAAGATCTACAAGGCCACTGCCCTCGGGGGCCGCGCCTTCGCCGTCTCTGCAGCGAAGCAGGAGGAGCTCCTGAGCAAGAACGTCGCGGTCTACAAGGACGCCATGCAGCGGGCAGGCATCCAGCACCTCTAG
- a CDS encoding serine hydrolase, which translates to MTRTVTKISSAAPDRRSLLQAMGLGAAGIAAAPLLAGCTSQAGAGGDAGKSSPAALLPAPEPQIKPLLDQQKVDAALAKLDGMIQGAMESTGVPGIAAAVVYQDRAVYTKGFGVRESGKPETIDADTVFQLASVSKPLASTVAAGAVGRKTVEWKDPVIRHSPDFALSDPFVTRNATIADLLSHQGGLRTGSGDLLEDLGFDEAYILSHLNQQPLDSFRASYNYSNFGYTAGAKAVADAMKMPWADLADEILFRPLEMTDTSYRHADYQKAANKALIHVPVGNRTWVAKFSRDADAEAPAGGASSSVRDLARWLRLQLANGSYDGRQIIDAEALGVTHVPHVVSVPPATAGARTRFYGLGWNVSYDDQARLMLGHSGAFNLGAATAVSMLPGEQLGIVVLTNGRPQGIPEAICAGFLDVAQNGAPTVDWLSFTAGAFRKIDESEKPKVDYSKAPERTQPARANSFYTGNYTNSYYGPLTVAQEGGALVLAVGPAGKTTTFSLAHYDGDTFSFSSIGENANGLAGAIFAAGDGAGAAGTASSVRLDFYDETGLGTFTRS; encoded by the coding sequence GTGACCAGGACCGTGACGAAAATCAGTTCCGCTGCCCCGGACCGCCGATCCCTTTTGCAGGCGATGGGGCTGGGTGCAGCTGGAATCGCCGCCGCACCGTTGCTCGCCGGCTGCACTTCCCAGGCCGGGGCCGGGGGCGACGCCGGAAAGTCCAGCCCGGCGGCGTTGCTCCCGGCTCCGGAACCCCAAATCAAGCCGTTGCTCGACCAGCAAAAAGTCGACGCCGCCCTGGCCAAGCTGGACGGGATGATCCAGGGCGCCATGGAGAGCACCGGAGTTCCCGGCATTGCGGCGGCGGTGGTCTACCAGGACCGGGCGGTGTACACGAAAGGCTTCGGCGTGCGGGAGTCCGGCAAACCGGAGACCATCGACGCCGACACGGTCTTCCAGCTGGCGTCCGTGTCGAAACCCCTTGCCTCCACGGTGGCGGCGGGGGCGGTCGGCCGGAAAACCGTCGAATGGAAGGATCCGGTGATCCGCCACAGCCCGGACTTCGCCCTGAGCGACCCGTTTGTTACACGGAACGCGACCATTGCGGACCTTCTGTCGCACCAGGGCGGCCTGCGGACCGGCTCGGGAGATCTGCTCGAGGACCTTGGTTTCGACGAGGCGTACATCCTCAGCCACCTCAACCAGCAGCCACTGGATTCCTTCCGGGCCAGCTACAACTACAGCAACTTCGGCTACACCGCGGGCGCCAAGGCGGTGGCGGATGCGATGAAGATGCCCTGGGCGGACCTGGCGGACGAGATCCTGTTCAGGCCGCTGGAAATGACCGACACCAGCTACCGCCACGCGGACTACCAAAAGGCAGCGAACAAGGCACTGATCCATGTGCCCGTCGGGAACAGGACCTGGGTCGCCAAATTCAGCCGCGACGCCGATGCGGAGGCCCCTGCCGGCGGCGCCAGTTCCTCGGTCCGGGACCTTGCCCGCTGGCTCCGTCTGCAGCTCGCCAACGGCAGCTACGACGGCCGGCAGATCATCGACGCGGAGGCTCTCGGAGTCACGCATGTCCCCCACGTTGTTTCGGTGCCGCCGGCCACCGCGGGAGCGCGCACCCGGTTCTACGGGCTGGGATGGAATGTTTCCTATGACGACCAGGCCCGGCTGATGCTCGGGCACTCGGGAGCCTTCAACCTCGGTGCCGCGACAGCCGTCTCCATGCTCCCGGGAGAGCAGCTCGGCATTGTGGTCCTGACGAACGGGCGGCCCCAGGGCATCCCGGAGGCCATCTGTGCAGGGTTCCTGGACGTTGCCCAGAACGGGGCACCCACCGTCGACTGGTTAAGCTTCACCGCCGGGGCCTTCCGGAAGATCGATGAGTCGGAGAAACCCAAGGTGGATTACAGCAAGGCGCCCGAGCGGACACAACCCGCGAGGGCCAATTCCTTCTATACCGGCAACTACACGAATTCCTACTATGGGCCGCTGACGGTCGCCCAGGAGGGTGGTGCACTGGTCCTCGCGGTGGGTCCGGCGGGCAAGACCACGACGTTCAGTTTGGCCCACTACGACGGCGACACCTTCAGCTTCAGCTCGATCGGGGAAAATGCCAACGGCCTGGCCGGGGCCATCTTTGCGGCAGGTGATGGAGCAGGCGCAGCCGGAACGGCTTCCAGCGTTAGACTCGACTTCTACGATGAGACCGGGCTGGGCACCTTCACCCGCAGTTGA
- a CDS encoding DUF4389 domain-containing protein — MRPGRIVMLVLGTLSALLGLGLLVGAAAAGWANYQQRDNGYFTTPSGRFSADAYALTSPRLGIMTQGRSDMGPVTVPGSIVIRGSAADPARQVFIGIAPQASVAAYLAGVQYSEITEVRFSPFRAQYLPVPGSRVPPRPAEQSFWTATATGPGAQELKWDLRSGDWAVVIMNADASTPVGVDLQAGARSDLLWPIFVGLLIGGLLLLAAGVPLIIIGAAGLGRGLPRRPGPPPMSGPQPPGPAYGTQGFGGAGYGDADRPQPYAGQGFGVQQPAGPRHAGPPLAGPPVADASAPPYPAPSYPASSYPASMYPAAPYAAPPYTFPPGGGEAVYPAKLTGYPDPNLSRWLWLVKWLLAIPHFIILFFLWFALIVVTIVAWFAILFTGRYPRSLFNFSVGVIRWNWRVSFYAYGALGTDRYPPFTLARTDYPADFDVDYPAQLSRGLVLVKSWLLAIPHLLIVAVLTGTVRTWVMRDGVWVQDSVGISLLGLLVLIAGIILLFTGQYWRGLFDLVLGLNRWIYRVITYVTLMRDEYPPFRLDMGAADPGDAPRLTAAGPSGAPGSALDAAAQDDNPAAQNTAAQNTAAQKPADSAVTRGQGEPGASSQPEPDAPSRP; from the coding sequence ATGAGACCAGGCAGGATTGTCATGCTCGTGCTGGGCACGCTCAGCGCGCTCCTCGGACTGGGACTGCTGGTCGGCGCCGCCGCAGCGGGATGGGCCAACTACCAGCAGCGGGACAACGGGTACTTCACCACGCCGTCGGGGCGCTTCTCCGCGGATGCCTATGCCCTTACTTCCCCGCGCCTCGGCATCATGACCCAGGGCCGTTCCGATATGGGTCCGGTGACCGTGCCGGGCAGCATCGTCATCCGGGGCTCCGCAGCGGATCCGGCCAGGCAGGTCTTCATCGGGATCGCCCCGCAGGCCTCGGTGGCGGCCTATCTGGCCGGCGTCCAGTACTCCGAGATCACCGAGGTCCGCTTCTCCCCCTTCCGGGCACAGTACCTGCCCGTCCCCGGTTCCAGAGTTCCTCCCCGGCCGGCCGAGCAAAGTTTCTGGACGGCCACCGCCACAGGCCCCGGGGCCCAGGAACTCAAGTGGGACCTGAGGTCCGGTGATTGGGCGGTGGTGATCATGAATGCCGACGCCAGCACGCCCGTGGGAGTTGATCTCCAGGCAGGGGCCCGCTCGGACCTGCTGTGGCCGATCTTTGTTGGCCTGCTCATCGGCGGTCTGCTGCTGCTGGCTGCCGGTGTGCCCCTGATCATCATTGGTGCTGCGGGGCTAGGGAGGGGTCTGCCGCGCCGACCCGGGCCGCCGCCGATGTCCGGCCCGCAGCCGCCCGGGCCAGCTTACGGAACGCAGGGCTTCGGGGGCGCCGGATACGGGGACGCGGACCGCCCGCAACCCTATGCAGGGCAGGGTTTCGGGGTCCAGCAACCCGCCGGCCCGCGCCACGCGGGGCCGCCACTCGCCGGACCGCCAGTTGCGGATGCTTCGGCCCCGCCATACCCGGCCCCGTCATACCCGGCGTCGTCATATCCGGCGTCGATGTATCCTGCCGCGCCGTACGCTGCCCCGCCGTACACTTTCCCGCCGGGCGGGGGCGAGGCGGTGTACCCCGCGAAGCTCACCGGCTATCCGGATCCCAACTTGTCCCGCTGGCTGTGGCTGGTGAAGTGGCTGCTGGCGATCCCGCACTTCATCATTTTGTTCTTCCTCTGGTTCGCCCTCATCGTGGTCACGATCGTCGCCTGGTTCGCGATCCTGTTCACGGGCCGCTACCCGCGCTCGCTGTTCAATTTCAGCGTCGGCGTCATCCGCTGGAACTGGCGGGTGTCCTTCTACGCCTACGGGGCGCTGGGCACGGACAGGTACCCGCCATTCACTCTCGCCCGCACCGATTACCCGGCGGACTTCGACGTCGACTATCCGGCGCAGCTCTCCCGGGGGCTGGTGCTGGTCAAGTCCTGGCTGCTGGCTATTCCGCACCTGCTCATCGTCGCGGTTCTCACCGGCACTGTGCGGACGTGGGTAATGCGCGACGGCGTTTGGGTGCAGGACAGCGTCGGCATCTCCCTTCTGGGACTGCTGGTGTTGATCGCCGGGATCATCCTCCTCTTCACGGGGCAATACTGGCGCGGCCTGTTTGACCTGGTGCTGGGGCTGAACCGCTGGATCTACCGGGTGATCACCTACGTGACGCTCATGCGGGACGAGTACCCGCCCTTCCGCCTGGACATGGGAGCGGCTGATCCGGGCGACGCCCCAAGGCTTACCGCTGCCGGACCTTCCGGCGCACCCGGTTCTGCCCTGGACGCGGCAGCTCAGGACGATAACCCCGCAGCTCAGAACACCGCAGCTCAGAACACCGCGGCCCAGAAACCCGCAGACAGTGCAGTGACGCGCGGTCAGGGTGAACCGGGCGCTTCCTCCCAACCTGAGCCCGACGCGCCGTCCCGCCCCTAA
- a CDS encoding SDR family NAD(P)-dependent oxidoreductase has translation MLSNGAQGKGLLQGKIAVIYGAGGAIGGSVARAFAAEGAFVHLAGRTESRLEKVAQRILEDGGQAETAVVDALDEEQVEEFVARVAKISRRIDISFNVISFGDIQQPLLEIDVDDFTRPVTLATRTHFLTTRAAATHMIKQRSGVVLMFGGSGPQTLPGLGGFKIALDAMEGLRRQWAVELGPYGVRVVTMVTGGIIETIPWQTEGREEILAGIEKSAHLNRTATLADVGNVACFIASDKAGAITDATVNISAGAIVDY, from the coding sequence ATGCTGAGCAACGGTGCGCAAGGCAAGGGTTTGCTTCAGGGCAAGATCGCCGTCATCTACGGCGCCGGCGGCGCCATCGGCGGGTCGGTGGCCCGCGCCTTCGCCGCGGAGGGCGCCTTCGTCCACCTCGCCGGGCGGACCGAGTCACGCCTGGAAAAAGTAGCCCAGCGGATCCTCGAAGATGGCGGCCAGGCCGAAACCGCCGTCGTCGATGCCCTCGACGAGGAGCAGGTGGAGGAGTTCGTAGCCCGGGTGGCCAAGATAAGCAGACGGATCGACATCTCGTTCAACGTCATCTCCTTCGGCGATATCCAGCAGCCGCTGCTGGAGATCGACGTCGATGACTTCACCCGGCCGGTGACCCTTGCCACGCGGACCCACTTCCTCACCACCCGAGCCGCAGCGACGCACATGATCAAGCAGCGCTCCGGCGTCGTGCTGATGTTCGGCGGGTCCGGTCCGCAGACCCTTCCCGGACTGGGCGGCTTCAAAATCGCCCTCGACGCGATGGAGGGCCTGCGCCGGCAGTGGGCGGTCGAACTGGGACCCTACGGAGTCCGGGTGGTGACCATGGTGACCGGCGGCATCATCGAGACGATCCCGTGGCAGACCGAAGGGCGCGAGGAAATACTTGCAGGTATCGAGAAGTCCGCCCACCTGAACCGGACCGCTACCCTCGCCGATGTCGGGAACGTGGCCTGTTTCATTGCCTCCGACAAGGCCGGGGCCATTACCGATGCCACGGTCAATATCTCTGCCGGTGCAATCGTCGACTACTAG
- a CDS encoding sulfite oxidase, whose translation MPKQMSRHSSISKTPRRPAERLTPHPGEPSHGPLTAEELQLAVRNHSMPLEALQSDTTPAGLHYLLNHFDIPFIDPDHWHLRIGGAVERAVELSLRALHRAPSIAVHVTLECAGNGRSLLRPRPLSQPWRLEGVGTALWAGVPLAYLLTEAGVQDDAVEVLFTGADTGIQGGVRQQYARSLPISEALRPDVVLAYRMNGMELPPQHGYPLRLVVPGWYGMASVKWLSSIKVLTKPFDGFQQQVAYRYQQDADDAGTPVSWIRVRSLMVPPGIPDFFTRGRVLPAGPVMLRGRAWSGHGPVQRVEVGIDGKWAPAQLERPAAPFAWCAWSMPWVADQGEHELSCRATDASGASQPLEQVWNYQGMGNNAVQRIKVTVE comes from the coding sequence ATGCCAAAGCAGATGTCCAGACACTCCTCGATCTCGAAGACTCCACGCCGGCCGGCTGAGAGGCTCACGCCGCATCCCGGTGAACCGAGCCACGGACCACTGACGGCCGAGGAGCTCCAGCTCGCGGTCCGGAATCACTCGATGCCTCTGGAGGCGCTGCAGAGCGACACCACACCGGCCGGCCTCCACTATCTGTTGAACCACTTCGACATCCCGTTCATCGACCCGGACCACTGGCACCTGCGGATCGGCGGTGCTGTGGAACGGGCTGTCGAGTTAAGCCTGCGAGCGCTCCACCGCGCGCCGAGCATCGCCGTCCATGTGACGCTGGAATGTGCGGGGAACGGGCGTTCCCTCCTACGGCCCCGCCCGCTGAGCCAGCCCTGGCGGCTGGAGGGTGTCGGCACGGCCCTCTGGGCCGGCGTTCCGCTGGCTTATCTGCTGACCGAGGCCGGTGTGCAGGATGACGCCGTGGAGGTCTTGTTTACCGGCGCGGATACCGGGATCCAGGGGGGCGTACGCCAGCAGTACGCGCGGAGCCTGCCGATCAGCGAGGCGCTCCGGCCCGACGTCGTCCTGGCCTACCGGATGAACGGCATGGAGCTGCCCCCGCAGCACGGCTATCCGCTCCGGCTGGTGGTCCCCGGCTGGTACGGGATGGCCAGCGTCAAGTGGCTGTCCTCGATCAAGGTGCTCACCAAGCCGTTCGACGGGTTCCAGCAGCAGGTTGCCTACCGCTATCAGCAGGACGCGGACGACGCCGGCACTCCGGTCTCATGGATCAGGGTCCGGTCGCTGATGGTCCCGCCCGGCATACCGGACTTCTTCACCCGGGGAAGGGTCCTCCCGGCCGGACCCGTCATGTTGAGAGGCAGGGCGTGGTCCGGGCACGGCCCCGTGCAGCGGGTTGAAGTCGGCATCGACGGCAAGTGGGCACCCGCGCAGCTGGAGCGCCCGGCGGCACCGTTTGCCTGGTGCGCGTGGTCGATGCCCTGGGTGGCCGACCAGGGCGAACATGAGCTGTCCTGCCGCGCCACCGACGCCAGCGGGGCGTCGCAGCCGCTGGAGCAGGTGTGGAACTACCAGGGGATGGGCAACAACGCTGTGCAGCGGATCAAGGTCACGGTGGAGTAG
- a CDS encoding SDR family oxidoreductase yields MASGPELAVTGSTGYLGGMVARELAAAGNRQRLLVRDLGRAPELEGAVPLAFSYADPVRARAALQGAKTLFMVSAAEAEDRLQQHYMFVDAAAEAGVQHIVYTSFFGAAPDSIFTLGRDHYATEERIKASGMEYTFLRDNFYLDFLPLLADQNGVIRGPAGNGVMAAVARADVARCAVTVLRDPALHIGRTYGLTGPEDISLEQAAKLLSAGTGRTVTFHNETLEEAYASRVPYGAPPWQVDAWVSTYTAIAAGELAGPTSAVHELTGREPLNLAQFLAASHTL; encoded by the coding sequence ATGGCGTCCGGCCCTGAACTCGCCGTCACTGGATCCACCGGGTACCTCGGCGGGATGGTGGCCCGCGAACTGGCCGCCGCCGGCAACCGGCAGCGGCTGCTGGTGCGTGACCTCGGCCGGGCACCGGAGCTGGAGGGAGCGGTGCCGCTGGCCTTCAGCTATGCCGATCCGGTGCGGGCACGAGCCGCCCTGCAGGGGGCCAAGACCCTCTTCATGGTCTCGGCCGCCGAGGCGGAAGACCGGCTGCAACAGCACTATATGTTCGTCGACGCGGCCGCCGAGGCCGGAGTGCAGCACATTGTGTACACCTCCTTCTTCGGCGCGGCGCCCGATTCGATCTTCACCCTTGGCCGTGACCACTACGCCACGGAAGAACGCATCAAGGCCTCGGGCATGGAGTACACGTTTCTGCGGGATAACTTTTACCTGGATTTCCTGCCGCTGCTGGCCGACCAGAATGGCGTGATCCGGGGACCCGCCGGGAACGGTGTCATGGCCGCCGTCGCGCGTGCCGACGTGGCCCGCTGCGCCGTCACGGTGCTCCGGGACCCGGCCCTGCACATCGGCCGCACCTACGGGCTGACCGGACCGGAGGACATTTCCTTGGAGCAAGCAGCGAAGCTCCTGTCAGCAGGAACCGGCCGGACCGTTACCTTTCATAACGAAACACTTGAGGAGGCCTACGCGTCGCGGGTGCCGTACGGCGCGCCTCCGTGGCAGGTGGACGCCTGGGTGAGCACTTACACCGCCATTGCCGCCGGGGAACTGGCCGGCCCGACGTCTGCGGTGCACGAACTCACCGGTCGTGAACCCTTGAACCTGGCACAGTTCCTGGCCGCTTCGCACACGCTTTAG
- a CDS encoding YchJ family protein, translated as MTNPVPPPPGPDLPPDRAPFEGNCPCLSGERYGDCCGRFHRGEADAPTAVQLMRSRYSAFVVLDAAYLLRTWHPDSRPAELTLDEGMQWRRLDILSTTRGGPLDREGTVEFKAHFRHGSERGVHHEASRFLRMDRRWYYVDALWMA; from the coding sequence TTGACGAACCCCGTTCCGCCCCCACCCGGGCCGGACCTCCCTCCTGACCGCGCCCCCTTCGAAGGCAACTGCCCGTGCCTCTCCGGGGAGCGGTACGGCGATTGCTGCGGCCGGTTCCACCGAGGGGAAGCCGACGCGCCGACGGCGGTACAGCTCATGCGTTCCCGGTACAGCGCCTTCGTCGTCCTGGATGCCGCCTACCTGCTGCGGACCTGGCACCCGGACAGCCGCCCCGCCGAGCTCACACTCGACGAGGGGATGCAGTGGCGCCGGCTCGACATCCTCTCCACCACCCGCGGAGGGCCGTTGGACCGGGAGGGAACCGTGGAGTTCAAAGCCCACTTCCGTCACGGCAGCGAACGCGGTGTCCACCACGAGGCCAGCCGTTTTCTGCGGATGGACCGCCGCTGGTACTACGTGGACGCGCTCTGGATGGCCTGA
- a CDS encoding acyl-CoA dehydrogenase family protein: MPVPAEAIGPEATAADARAITEAAREATWDRPSFAKGLYLGHFDLSLIHPWPEAPADDVERGEEFLARLAAYCRTMSGRTIERDAQIPDGYLKGLAELGVFGMKIPRDYGGLGLSLVYYGRALALLGSVHPSLGALLSAHQSIGVPEPVKVFGTPEQKQKYLPRCAAGAITAFLLTEPDVGSDPARMGSTAVPSEDGESYLLDGVKLWTTNGVIAELVVVMALVPAHTGPDGTAHKGGISAFVVEMDSPGITVENRNAFMGLRGIENGVTRFHQVRVPAANRLGREGQGLKIALTTLNTGRLSIPGLCVGSGRWSLKIAREWSNARTQWGRPVGQHEAVGKKIAFIAASAFALDAVFELCAEMADAGQKDVRIEAALAKLWCTEISCRIADELVQIRGGRGFETADSLQARGERAVPAEQQVRDLRINRIFEGSSEIMRLLIAREAVDAHLTAAGDLASADATLSDKAKAAVGASGFYARWLPKLVAGAGMDPRSYGDFGRLAKQLRFVERSSRRLARQTFYGMGRWQAGLEHKQAFLGRIVDIGAELFAMAACCSRAEMLLRTAPERAASAFELAEAYCEQAKVRVEEYFDQLWRNTDDTDRVLSRKVLDGGYLWLEAGVLDQSEGTGPWIADARPRPSEKENLHRNYR; this comes from the coding sequence ATGCCGGTCCCCGCGGAAGCGATCGGGCCGGAGGCCACCGCGGCCGATGCGCGGGCCATCACGGAAGCCGCCCGCGAGGCCACGTGGGACAGGCCCAGTTTCGCCAAGGGCCTGTACCTCGGCCACTTCGATTTAAGTCTGATCCACCCCTGGCCTGAAGCCCCGGCGGACGACGTCGAACGCGGCGAAGAGTTCCTGGCCCGCCTGGCCGCCTACTGCCGGACGATGTCCGGCCGCACCATTGAGCGGGACGCCCAGATTCCCGACGGTTACCTCAAGGGCCTCGCGGAGCTGGGCGTCTTCGGCATGAAAATCCCGCGCGACTACGGCGGCCTCGGCCTCTCCCTTGTCTATTACGGGCGTGCGCTGGCGCTGCTGGGCTCGGTGCACCCCAGTCTCGGCGCCCTCCTCTCCGCGCACCAGTCCATCGGTGTCCCGGAGCCGGTGAAAGTGTTCGGCACGCCCGAGCAGAAGCAGAAATACCTGCCGCGCTGCGCCGCCGGGGCCATCACGGCGTTTCTCCTGACCGAACCCGACGTCGGCAGCGACCCGGCACGGATGGGCAGCACCGCCGTCCCCTCGGAAGACGGCGAGTCGTACCTGCTGGACGGTGTCAAACTGTGGACCACCAACGGGGTGATCGCAGAACTGGTCGTCGTCATGGCGCTCGTCCCCGCCCACACCGGTCCGGACGGAACGGCCCACAAGGGCGGCATCAGCGCCTTTGTGGTGGAGATGGATTCACCGGGCATCACCGTGGAAAACCGCAACGCGTTCATGGGGCTGCGTGGCATCGAAAACGGCGTGACCCGCTTCCACCAGGTCCGGGTACCAGCGGCCAACCGGCTGGGGCGTGAGGGACAGGGGCTGAAGATCGCCCTCACCACCTTGAATACCGGCCGGCTCTCCATTCCCGGCCTGTGCGTTGGTTCCGGACGGTGGAGCCTGAAGATCGCCCGCGAATGGTCCAACGCCCGCACCCAGTGGGGCCGGCCGGTGGGCCAGCACGAGGCGGTGGGCAAGAAAATCGCCTTCATCGCCGCCAGCGCCTTCGCCCTGGATGCCGTGTTCGAGCTGTGCGCCGAGATGGCCGACGCCGGCCAGAAGGATGTCCGGATCGAGGCCGCCCTCGCCAAGCTGTGGTGCACCGAAATCAGCTGCCGGATCGCGGACGAGCTGGTGCAAATCCGGGGCGGCCGCGGCTTCGAGACAGCCGATTCACTCCAGGCCCGTGGCGAGCGCGCTGTACCGGCAGAACAGCAGGTCCGGGACCTGCGGATCAACCGGATCTTTGAGGGTTCCTCGGAAATCATGAGGTTGCTGATTGCCCGCGAAGCCGTCGACGCGCACCTGACGGCCGCCGGCGACCTTGCGTCGGCCGACGCCACTCTCTCGGACAAGGCCAAGGCTGCCGTCGGTGCCTCCGGGTTCTACGCGCGGTGGTTGCCCAAGCTGGTGGCCGGGGCCGGCATGGACCCGCGCTCCTACGGGGACTTCGGCCGGCTGGCGAAACAACTGCGCTTTGTGGAGCGGTCCTCCCGGCGGCTGGCACGGCAGACGTTCTACGGGATGGGCCGCTGGCAGGCCGGGCTCGAGCACAAGCAGGCATTCCTGGGCCGGATCGTGGACATCGGGGCGGAGCTGTTTGCGATGGCCGCCTGCTGCTCGCGTGCGGAGATGCTGTTGCGTACCGCGCCGGAACGGGCCGCTTCAGCCTTCGAGCTCGCGGAAGCATATTGCGAACAGGCAAAGGTACGCGTGGAGGAATACTTTGACCAGCTGTGGCGGAACACGGACGACACCGACCGCGTTCTCTCCCGCAAGGTTCTCGACGGCGGGTACCTCTGGCTTGAGGCTGGCGTTCTGGACCAGTCCGAGGGGACCGGTCCCTGGATTGCCGACGCCCGGCCGCGCCCCTCGGAGAAGGAGAACCTACACCGGAACTACCGCTGA
- a CDS encoding PepSY domain-containing protein produces MRKKAMLITGVAAAAVVLGGATVAVAANTLGADDRPLSGTELQQASEAALGKTGGGTVLKAEADDGAYEVDVLAPGGAKVEVEVDRSFQATVDAPDDDDFNQAALSGADRDRAASAALARVGQGTVSEVERENDGGAAYEVEVRLADGSQVEVQVGADFQVLGQDGPEFDDD; encoded by the coding sequence ATGCGTAAGAAAGCGATGCTCATCACCGGGGTGGCCGCGGCGGCCGTGGTTCTAGGCGGCGCGACGGTGGCAGTGGCCGCCAACACGCTGGGCGCGGACGACCGGCCCTTAAGCGGGACCGAACTGCAGCAGGCCAGCGAGGCGGCCCTCGGGAAGACCGGCGGCGGGACCGTGCTCAAGGCAGAGGCCGATGACGGCGCCTACGAGGTTGACGTCCTGGCTCCGGGTGGTGCCAAAGTGGAAGTCGAAGTTGACCGTTCGTTCCAGGCAACGGTGGATGCTCCGGACGACGACGACTTCAACCAGGCCGCCCTGAGCGGAGCTGACCGGGACCGGGCCGCGAGCGCCGCCCTCGCCAGGGTTGGGCAGGGCACCGTGAGCGAAGTGGAACGGGAGAACGACGGCGGCGCCGCCTATGAAGTGGAGGTCCGGCTCGCGGACGGTTCCCAGGTCGAGGTACAGGTAGGCGCGGACTTCCAGGTCCTTGGCCAGGACGGCCCCGAGTTCGACGACGACTGA